From Chlorocebus sabaeus isolate Y175 chromosome 15, mChlSab1.0.hap1, whole genome shotgun sequence, the proteins below share one genomic window:
- the LOC119625656 gene encoding U8 snoRNA-decapping enzyme-like, producing MTPDCEVGVYVPALLQVQGAAIPSAPPRRKPNPEAAYGFPKVPGPWTSVRDGALRHRPLWDGSEVRPALVPSWAFGTAEEQRRAVARARGLELAEALALGPGWRHACYALLHAPDPGILFGRLPLRYAILMQMRFAGRLGFPGGFVDSPDSSLEDRLNRGLLEQLGEAAAAFRVERPDYRSSHTGSDAKSLTLEQLSAVESSATGAKDHGLEVGPVWDPAPYPIPFP from the exons ATGACTCCAGATTGTGAGGTAGGCGTTTATGTACCAGCCTTGCTCCAGGTTCAGGGCGCTGCCATACCTTCAGCCCCGCCCCGCCGCAAGCCCAACCCAGAGGCTGCTTATGGTTTCCCTAAAGTTCCTGGGCCCTGGACATCAGTCCG GGATGGGGCCTTGCGACACCGCCCACTCTGGGATGGGTCCGAGGTGAGACCCGCCCTTGTGCCCTCATGGGCCTTTGGGACAGCGGAGGAGCAGCGTCGGGCCGTGGCCAGGGCCCGCGGGCTGGAGCTGGCCGAGGCTCTGGCGCTGGGGCCAGGCTGGAGGCATGCCTGCTATGCGCTCCTGCACGCGCCTGACCCGGGGATTCTCTTTGGCCGCCTCCCCCTGCGCTACGCCATACTA ATGCAGATGCGCTTCGCTGGGCGCCTGGGCTTCCCTGGCGGATTCGTGGACTCGCCAGACAGCAGCCTGGAGGACAGGCTGAACCGTGGTCTGCTGGAACAGCTGGGCGAGGCGGCGGCCGCCTTCCGTGTGGAGCGCCCTGACTACCGCAGCTCCCACACTGGATCAGATGCCAAGTCTCTGACGCTCGAGCAGCTGTCGGCTGTGGAGTCCAGCGCAACAGGCGCCAAGGACCACGGACTGGAGGTGGGGCCAGTCTGGGACCCTGCTCCGTATCCTATTCCTTTCCCTTAA